A portion of the Geoalkalibacter ferrihydriticus DSM 17813 genome contains these proteins:
- a CDS encoding integration host factor subunit beta, whose protein sequence is MTKSELIEQLAVENVALSKKEAELVVNTIFDSISQALIGGDRVEIRGFGSFTIRERDAREARNPKSGDLVKIPPKKTPFFKTGKELRERVNNGSCC, encoded by the coding sequence ATGACTAAAAGCGAGTTGATTGAGCAATTGGCTGTTGAGAATGTGGCTTTGAGTAAAAAAGAAGCCGAACTGGTTGTTAACACTATTTTCGACAGCATCAGCCAGGCATTGATTGGAGGCGATCGTGTTGAAATCCGCGGATTTGGCTCCTTTACCATTCGCGAACGTGATGCTCGTGAGGCACGCAACCCCAAAAGCGGTGATCTTGTGAAAATTCCGCCGAAAAAGACCCCTTTTTTCAAGACCGGAAAAGAACTGCGGGAGAGAGTAAACAACGGATCCTGCTGCTGA
- the lgt gene encoding prolipoprotein diacylglyceryl transferase: MNFPQIDPVIVEIGPLALRWYGMMYLLGFFVAYLLISHLSRLRGLPLKRDDISDLIFYAVVGVIVGGRLGYVIFYNPLHFLSHPLEIFAIWTGGMSFHGGLLGVVVAAVWFVHKKQLPLLLTGDILVMASAPGLGFGRLGNFINAELWGRTTDMPWGMIFPGAGPLPRHPSQLYQAVLEGLVLSVVLYILHRRQARAGVPLFTFVALYGLFRFIVEFFREPDAHLGLLWGGATMGQLLSLPMIAAGLIGIFWCRKKQV; this comes from the coding sequence TTGAATTTTCCTCAAATTGATCCTGTAATCGTAGAAATCGGTCCGTTGGCCCTACGCTGGTACGGAATGATGTACCTCCTCGGTTTTTTTGTGGCCTATCTGCTGATTTCCCATCTCAGCCGGCTGCGGGGACTGCCTCTTAAACGTGACGATATATCGGATTTGATCTTTTATGCCGTGGTCGGGGTCATTGTCGGCGGACGCCTTGGGTATGTAATTTTTTATAACCCTCTGCATTTTCTCAGTCATCCCCTGGAAATTTTCGCGATATGGACAGGGGGAATGAGTTTTCACGGTGGGCTGCTCGGTGTGGTGGTGGCCGCCGTCTGGTTTGTACATAAGAAACAATTGCCCCTCTTGCTCACTGGCGACATCTTGGTCATGGCTTCTGCCCCAGGCCTTGGTTTTGGCAGGTTGGGAAATTTTATCAATGCCGAACTCTGGGGGCGCACCACTGACATGCCCTGGGGCATGATTTTTCCCGGTGCCGGTCCCTTGCCCCGGCATCCCAGTCAGCTTTACCAGGCCGTCCTCGAAGGGCTGGTACTGTCAGTGGTTCTCTACATTTTGCACCGGCGCCAGGCCCGGGCCGGAGTGCCCCTTTTCACGTTCGTCGCCCTATACGGCCTCTTTCGCTTTATCGTGGAATTTTTCCGCGAACCCGATGCACATCTCGGGCTGCTCTGGGGTGGTGCGACCATGGGGCAGTTATTGTCCCTTCCAATGATCGCGGCCGGATTGATCGGAATTTTCTGGTGCAGAAAAAAACAGGTCTGA
- a CDS encoding RluA family pseudouridine synthase → MKDRNELHRFEVRAEEAGRRLDQVMAAHLPGRSRTVCRCLIDLGGVHVDGRRTCRCSFQVNAGAQIEVFIDGLPLEPFSLEMRHIIYRDRHLLAVDKSAGIDTQPTHARYKGTLYEALLRFLQDPFRPHCRPELGMIQRLDRNTSGIMVFSVHPQAHKALTLAMTSREIEKVYLALVQGVPAQGQGEIRSLLARGRRNNLMKSVERGGREAVTRYRVVHAWEKTALVEVRIPTGRSHQIRVHMAELGHPLLGDTAYGGFDHVGDFPVGRHMLHSYQLKLRHPVRSDLLQLGAPIAADMQALLAHLGLRCSSIAIMPPKEQSSC, encoded by the coding sequence ATGAAGGATCGCAATGAGTTGCACCGTTTTGAGGTAAGGGCAGAAGAGGCTGGTCGGCGCCTTGACCAGGTTATGGCAGCACATCTGCCCGGGCGCTCGCGTACTGTTTGTCGGTGCCTTATTGACCTGGGCGGTGTGCATGTCGATGGACGGCGTACTTGCCGGTGTTCCTTCCAGGTTAATGCCGGTGCGCAAATAGAGGTTTTTATTGACGGCTTGCCTCTGGAACCTTTTTCTCTGGAAATGCGTCACATTATTTATCGTGATCGCCACCTGCTCGCCGTCGACAAATCGGCGGGTATTGATACGCAGCCGACCCATGCCCGCTATAAGGGGACTCTCTATGAGGCGCTACTGCGCTTTCTTCAGGATCCTTTTCGGCCCCATTGCCGTCCGGAATTAGGCATGATCCAGCGTTTGGATCGTAACACTTCGGGAATCATGGTATTCTCCGTACACCCGCAGGCGCACAAAGCCCTGACCCTTGCCATGACCTCACGAGAGATCGAAAAGGTCTATCTTGCACTGGTTCAGGGCGTCCCAGCACAAGGCCAGGGCGAAATCCGCTCACTGCTGGCGCGCGGTCGGCGCAACAATCTGATGAAATCCGTCGAACGTGGCGGGCGTGAAGCAGTGACCCGGTATCGTGTTGTGCATGCCTGGGAAAAGACGGCCCTGGTCGAGGTGCGCATCCCTACCGGCCGCTCTCACCAAATTCGGGTGCACATGGCCGAATTGGGTCATCCGCTGCTCGGGGACACAGCCTATGGCGGATTTGACCATGTCGGGGACTTTCCCGTTGGTCGCCATATGCTTCATTCCTACCAACTGAAATTAAGGCATCCTGTCCGTTCTGATCTCCTCCAATTGGGCGCCCCCATCGCTGCTGACATGCAGGCACTCTTGGCCCATCTCGGCTTGCGGTGCAGCTCAATTGCAATTATGCCTCCTAAGGAACAAAGCTCATGTTGA
- a CDS encoding STAS domain-containing protein — protein MILKVEEKGEVVVIQVKEERLDAHNSGELKSQMLSLFEESKNHLVIDLQEVRFVDSSGLGALVSGFKNASARNGNLKLCGLQPQVKSMFELTRLHRVFEIFSGLEEALASF, from the coding sequence ATGATTTTGAAGGTTGAAGAAAAAGGTGAGGTGGTCGTTATCCAGGTCAAAGAAGAGCGCCTGGATGCCCATAACAGCGGCGAGCTCAAAAGCCAGATGCTGAGCCTGTTTGAGGAAAGCAAGAATCACCTCGTCATTGACTTGCAGGAAGTTCGTTTTGTCGACTCGTCGGGCTTGGGGGCCTTGGTTTCCGGATTTAAAAACGCCAGTGCCCGCAACGGCAACCTTAAACTCTGCGGGCTGCAGCCCCAGGTCAAGTCCATGTTCGAATTAACTCGCCTGCATCGGGTTTTCGAAATTTTCTCCGGCCTTGAGGAAGCTTTGGCGAGTTTTTAA
- the aroA gene encoding 3-phosphoshikimate 1-carboxyvinyltransferase, which translates to MTQSLTLTASGGLRGEITVPGDKSISHRSIMLGSLAEGTTRVHGFLEGEDNLSTLKAFQAMGVDIIRHAGGMLEIQGRGLHGLREPGDVLDCGNSGTTMRLMTGLLAAQRFFTVLTGDQYLRRRPMKRVVEPLSLMGARIWGRDGGERAPLAINGSALQGIEYRSAIASAQVKSALLLAGLYAQGETSVYEPHLSRDHSERMLAFFGADLRTRDGGVTLSPQPRLEGREVQVPGDISSAAFFLVAALIVPGSELLVRNVGINPTRSGVIDILQQMGGDLRLLDERNLSGEPVADILVRGSSLRGIVIGGDLVTRAIDEFPVISVAAALAEGTTLIRDAQELRVKETDRIAAMVKELCVLGARVEGLEDGMRIEGVADLQGGRVGSHGDHRIAMSMAVAALRARAPVTIEDIGCTATSFPNFWQLLEQVRK; encoded by the coding sequence ATGACCCAGTCTTTGACTCTGACCGCCTCGGGCGGACTGCGCGGCGAAATTACCGTGCCCGGCGACAAATCCATCTCTCATCGCTCCATCATGCTCGGATCCTTGGCCGAAGGCACGACCCGGGTCCATGGTTTTCTCGAGGGCGAGGACAACCTCTCCACCCTCAAGGCGTTCCAGGCCATGGGCGTGGACATCATCCGTCACGCCGGCGGCATGCTTGAGATTCAGGGCCGCGGCCTGCATGGGCTGCGCGAACCGGGTGATGTGCTGGACTGTGGCAATTCGGGCACGACCATGCGCCTGATGACGGGGCTGTTGGCCGCCCAGCGGTTTTTTACGGTACTGACGGGTGACCAGTATCTGCGGCGGCGACCCATGAAGCGTGTGGTCGAGCCTCTCTCTCTCATGGGCGCCCGCATCTGGGGCCGCGACGGTGGGGAGCGGGCTCCTCTGGCGATCAACGGCTCTGCCCTGCAGGGCATTGAATATCGCTCGGCGATTGCCAGCGCCCAGGTCAAGTCGGCCCTGTTGTTGGCGGGTCTCTATGCTCAAGGGGAAACCTCGGTGTATGAGCCGCATCTCTCTCGCGACCATAGTGAACGCATGCTCGCTTTCTTCGGCGCCGATTTGCGCACTCGTGACGGTGGTGTGACGCTCTCTCCACAGCCACGCCTGGAGGGACGCGAAGTTCAGGTTCCGGGGGATATCTCGTCGGCGGCGTTTTTTCTGGTGGCGGCCCTGATTGTGCCGGGTTCGGAGTTGCTGGTGCGAAATGTCGGCATCAATCCGACCCGCAGCGGGGTGATCGATATCCTGCAACAGATGGGCGGCGATCTGCGCTTGCTTGACGAACGCAACCTTTCGGGCGAACCGGTGGCCGATATCCTGGTGCGCGGAAGTTCCCTGCGCGGCATCGTGATCGGTGGCGACCTGGTGACGCGGGCGATTGACGAGTTTCCGGTAATCAGCGTGGCGGCGGCGCTGGCTGAAGGCACCACACTCATCCGTGATGCCCAGGAGTTGCGTGTCAAGGAAACCGACCGCATCGCCGCCATGGTCAAGGAACTCTGCGTCCTCGGCGCTCGCGTTGAAGGTCTGGAGGACGGTATGCGCATCGAGGGCGTCGCTGATTTACAAGGTGGTCGCGTGGGTTCACATGGCGATCATCGCATTGCCATGAGCATGGCTGTGGCTGCTCTGCGAGCCAGGGCACCGGTGACCATCGAGGATATCGGCTGCACAGCCACTTCTTTTCCCAACTTCTGGCAACTTCTTGAGCAGGTGAGAAAGTAG
- the ispH gene encoding 4-hydroxy-3-methylbut-2-enyl diphosphate reductase, producing MNILLARSAGFCFGVKRATRMAFEAAESHDGICSLGPIIHSPQLVKKLEEKGVVVVDRVNEIPEGAVIIRSHGVTSGELKEINDRHLEVVDATCPFVKSAQDHAALLSREGYAVVLVGEREHPEVQGILSYAESGDVFVVGAAAEAEAISRRKRLGLIAQTTQSFETFRQVAAICLDKCQELRIFNTICDATSVRQDEAQEIAHRSDLVLVIGGFNSANTSRLAQICADIQPRTQHIETAEQLRKEWFEGVETVGITAGASTPRWLIDEVILGVQKISN from the coding sequence ATAAACATTCTTCTGGCGCGCAGTGCCGGCTTTTGCTTTGGTGTTAAGCGTGCGACTCGCATGGCTTTTGAGGCCGCCGAATCCCATGACGGCATCTGTTCCCTCGGCCCCATCATTCATTCGCCGCAACTGGTGAAAAAGCTCGAAGAAAAAGGCGTGGTGGTGGTTGATAGGGTCAATGAAATCCCCGAGGGAGCGGTCATCATTCGCTCCCATGGCGTCACCAGCGGTGAACTCAAAGAGATTAACGACCGCCATTTAGAAGTGGTGGATGCCACCTGCCCATTTGTTAAAAGTGCCCAGGACCATGCCGCCTTGCTGAGCCGTGAGGGGTATGCGGTGGTGCTGGTCGGGGAACGTGAGCACCCTGAGGTGCAGGGCATTCTCTCTTATGCTGAGAGTGGAGATGTGTTTGTTGTCGGGGCAGCGGCCGAGGCCGAGGCGATTTCGCGCCGCAAACGTCTAGGGCTCATCGCGCAGACAACGCAATCCTTTGAAACTTTTCGTCAGGTCGCCGCTATCTGCCTTGATAAATGTCAGGAACTTCGAATCTTTAATACCATCTGCGATGCAACCAGTGTCCGCCAGGACGAGGCGCAAGAAATCGCACACAGATCTGACCTGGTGCTTGTCATCGGTGGTTTTAACAGCGCCAACACTTCCCGCCTTGCGCAGATCTGCGCCGATATCCAGCCGCGCACTCAGCATATCGAAACCGCCGAGCAGCTGCGCAAGGAGTGGTTCGAAGGGGTTGAAACCGTCGGGATTACGGCCGGTGCATCGACTCCGCGCTGGTTGATTGATGAGGTGATCCTCGGGGTTCAGAAGATCTCCAATTAA
- a CDS encoding 30S ribosomal protein S1, with amino-acid sequence MVENKGQFNENEDEFMDGDDELEDAETFAELLDSTHKALKPGEVVKGVVVQKNPDSVVVDVGYKSEGIISLNEFVEDGVAADIGVGSEFDVLFEGTDNETGLVRLSKRKADQQKVWNGLEEDAVVEGRILSRIKGGLSVDIGVNAFLPGSQVDLRPVRNLEKMIGEVFKFKIIKLNKRRGNIVLSRRVLLEDERENMRGKTLENLEEGKVVEGVVKNLTDYGAFIDLGGIDGLLHITDMSWGRVNHPSDILNVGDRINVKILKFDQEKERVSLGLKQITPDPWEEASGKYPVGERVVGKVVSLTDYGAFVELEEGVEGLIHVSEMSWTKRIKHPNKILNIGDEVESLVLAVDADNRRISLGLKQVEPNPWDIIGEKFPVGTIIEGQVKNITDFGIFVGVDEGIDGLVHISDISWIKRIKHPSEVYKKGDTVKAVVLNIDRENERFSLGVKQLAADPWETIPQRYRPGTIVKGQVTSVTDFGIFLEIEEGIEGLIHVSEISKEKVDSPKNFAKVGDDLEAVVLNVDMDDRKIGLSIKKISDQKEKAEVDAYLGSQKEATSSLGALLQGAMSKAAGDKKED; translated from the coding sequence ATGGTCGAAAACAAGGGTCAGTTTAACGAAAACGAAGACGAGTTTATGGACGGCGACGACGAGTTGGAAGACGCGGAAACGTTTGCCGAACTCCTTGACAGCACGCATAAGGCGCTCAAGCCGGGTGAAGTCGTCAAAGGGGTCGTGGTGCAAAAGAATCCCGATTCCGTCGTGGTTGATGTCGGGTACAAATCGGAAGGGATCATCTCCCTGAACGAGTTTGTCGAGGATGGTGTCGCCGCTGACATCGGCGTCGGCAGCGAATTCGATGTGCTCTTCGAAGGCACGGACAACGAAACCGGTCTGGTTCGCCTTTCCAAGCGCAAAGCCGATCAGCAGAAGGTCTGGAACGGCCTGGAAGAAGATGCTGTCGTGGAGGGTCGCATCCTGTCGCGCATCAAGGGTGGCCTTTCCGTTGATATCGGAGTTAACGCATTTCTGCCTGGATCCCAAGTTGATCTGCGGCCGGTGCGCAATCTGGAGAAGATGATCGGCGAAGTTTTCAAATTCAAGATCATCAAGCTCAATAAAAGACGCGGAAATATTGTGTTGTCGCGTCGTGTACTGCTTGAGGACGAGCGCGAGAATATGCGCGGCAAAACCCTCGAAAATCTTGAGGAAGGCAAAGTTGTCGAAGGGGTTGTTAAAAACCTCACCGATTACGGCGCTTTTATCGATCTTGGCGGTATCGACGGTTTGCTGCATATCACCGACATGTCGTGGGGCCGGGTCAATCACCCCTCCGACATTCTCAATGTCGGCGATCGCATCAATGTCAAGATCCTTAAGTTTGACCAGGAAAAAGAGCGGGTTTCTCTGGGTCTTAAGCAGATTACCCCGGATCCCTGGGAAGAAGCTTCCGGCAAGTATCCCGTGGGAGAGCGGGTTGTCGGCAAGGTTGTGAGTCTTACCGATTACGGTGCTTTCGTCGAGCTTGAAGAAGGCGTCGAAGGCTTGATTCACGTTTCGGAGATGAGCTGGACCAAGCGCATCAAGCACCCCAACAAAATCCTCAATATCGGTGATGAGGTCGAGTCTCTGGTGCTCGCCGTTGATGCCGATAACCGTCGCATTTCCCTGGGGCTGAAGCAGGTTGAGCCCAATCCCTGGGATATCATCGGCGAGAAATTCCCGGTCGGCACCATTATTGAGGGACAGGTCAAGAATATCACCGATTTCGGTATCTTTGTCGGGGTCGATGAAGGCATTGACGGTTTGGTGCATATCTCCGACATCTCCTGGATCAAGCGGATCAAGCATCCCTCCGAAGTTTATAAGAAGGGCGACACGGTCAAAGCCGTGGTTCTCAACATCGATCGCGAGAACGAGCGCTTCAGCCTAGGCGTCAAGCAACTGGCCGCGGATCCCTGGGAAACCATTCCCCAGCGTTACCGCCCCGGTACGATCGTCAAGGGCCAGGTCACGTCCGTCACCGATTTCGGCATCTTCCTTGAGATTGAAGAGGGGATTGAAGGTCTGATTCACGTCTCTGAAATCAGCAAGGAAAAAGTCGATTCGCCCAAGAATTTCGCCAAAGTCGGTGATGATCTTGAAGCGGTGGTGCTCAATGTCGATATGGATGACCGTAAAATTGGTCTTTCCATCAAAAAGATCTCCGACCAGAAGGAAAAGGCCGAGGTCGATGCCTATCTTGGCTCGCAGAAAGAGGCGACCTCAAGCCTTGGCGCCCTGCTTCAGGGAGCCATGAGCAAGGCCGCCGGGGATAAAAAAGAAGACTGA
- the cmk gene encoding (d)CMP kinase, giving the protein MKRQPIVAIDGPSGAGKSTISKLLARRLGFAHIDTGAMYRCVALAALRRGIDAEDEVSLAELSLALRIEFRPVGDEQQVLLDGEDVSGAIRTPEVSLLTSRVSSVSEVRENLVELQRRMGEVGGVVLEGRDIGTVVFPQAQAKFFLTASARERGRRRYLELKGKGLDVDLETTIAEVEARDAADSTRQHSPLAQAPDAVLIDSTGLSIDQVVARMEAVVVARRKMQE; this is encoded by the coding sequence ATGAAAAGACAACCCATTGTCGCCATCGATGGTCCTTCTGGAGCCGGCAAGAGCACCATCAGCAAGCTTCTTGCGCGCCGCCTCGGTTTTGCCCATATTGACACAGGGGCCATGTATCGCTGCGTTGCCCTGGCGGCATTGCGGCGCGGCATCGATGCCGAAGATGAGGTTTCTCTTGCAGAATTGAGCCTGGCGTTGCGTATTGAATTCCGCCCCGTTGGTGACGAGCAGCAGGTTCTGCTTGACGGCGAAGATGTCAGCGGCGCCATTCGTACCCCCGAAGTCAGCCTGCTGACCTCGCGCGTATCCTCGGTATCCGAGGTGCGCGAGAATCTGGTGGAGCTTCAGCGGCGCATGGGCGAAGTGGGGGGCGTGGTGCTTGAGGGGCGCGACATAGGCACGGTGGTTTTCCCCCAGGCCCAAGCCAAGTTTTTTCTTACCGCTTCAGCGCGGGAACGAGGTCGTAGGCGCTATCTGGAACTCAAGGGCAAGGGGCTTGACGTGGATCTGGAGACAACCATCGCTGAGGTCGAAGCCCGTGATGCCGCCGACAGTACGCGACAGCACTCACCTTTGGCCCAGGCGCCGGACGCGGTGCTGATCGATTCAACGGGGCTGAGTATTGATCAAGTGGTTGCGCGTATGGAAGCGGTGGTGGTCGCGCGCCGCAAAATGCAGGAGTAA
- a CDS encoding ATP-binding protein, with amino-acid sequence MKKEKIEVDIKVPNQTRYLSLIGKIGEDVARTLKRYKGDREELAYHINLVLTESMTNAIRHAHEGDPSKEVHITITIQDKELCIKVYDQGQGFDISTLPVPEVRCLEEHGRGVFIIHTLMDSVSYRKFNGGHVLEMIKALQ; translated from the coding sequence ATGAAAAAAGAAAAAATCGAGGTGGATATCAAAGTCCCCAATCAGACCCGCTATCTCAGTCTGATCGGTAAGATTGGCGAGGATGTCGCCAGAACTTTAAAAAGATACAAGGGGGACCGGGAAGAGCTGGCCTACCATATCAATCTGGTATTGACCGAATCAATGACCAATGCCATCCGTCATGCTCACGAGGGTGATCCCAGTAAAGAAGTTCACATCACCATCACCATCCAAGACAAGGAACTCTGCATCAAAGTCTACGATCAGGGGCAAGGATTCGACATCAGCACCTTACCGGTGCCCGAAGTCCGCTGTTTGGAAGAACATGGCCGCGGCGTTTTCATCATCCATACCCTGATGGACAGCGTTAGCTATCGTAAATTCAACGGCGGGCACGTATTGGAAATGATCAAAGCCCTGCAATAG
- the sppA gene encoding signal peptide peptidase SppA, producing MNKRPFLMALATFGAIFLVFFLIILAVGSLTGRSASFPLGDRVGVVPITGVILSSEKINESIVKFRDDPSIKAVVLRIDSPGGGVGPSQEIFEEVRRTAEIKPVVSSMGSVAASGGYYVAAPSTRIVANPGTITGSIGVIMEFTNFQELLGKIGLKTQVIKSGEHKDIGSPVRPMTEEDTQILQALIDDVHDQFVAAVAQGRSLEYAEILALADGRIFSGRQALSLGLVDEMGNLRDAIQLAAELAGIKGDPRTVYPAAEKPKLFDYLIQESAARLRQSLQGQNADGLQYLWQGN from the coding sequence ATGAATAAACGTCCCTTCCTGATGGCGCTTGCAACTTTTGGCGCCATTTTCCTTGTATTTTTTTTGATTATCCTCGCCGTCGGCAGCCTGACGGGGCGCTCCGCCTCGTTTCCTCTCGGAGACAGAGTTGGGGTGGTTCCCATTACCGGGGTGATTTTATCCTCTGAAAAAATAAACGAGAGTATCGTTAAATTCCGTGACGACCCTTCCATCAAGGCTGTTGTTTTGCGTATCGATTCGCCTGGAGGAGGAGTAGGGCCATCTCAGGAAATTTTCGAGGAGGTGCGACGTACCGCAGAAATAAAGCCGGTTGTAAGCTCCATGGGGTCGGTTGCAGCTTCGGGAGGATATTATGTCGCTGCACCATCCACACGCATCGTGGCCAATCCTGGAACGATTACCGGCAGTATCGGGGTGATCATGGAGTTCACTAATTTTCAGGAACTTCTGGGAAAAATCGGACTTAAGACGCAGGTGATTAAAAGTGGGGAGCACAAGGATATCGGATCACCTGTACGCCCCATGACCGAGGAAGATACACAAATCCTGCAAGCCCTTATCGACGATGTCCACGACCAGTTCGTGGCAGCCGTGGCGCAAGGTCGTTCTCTGGAGTACGCCGAAATTCTCGCACTTGCAGATGGGCGTATTTTCAGCGGGCGTCAGGCCTTGTCCTTAGGGCTTGTCGATGAAATGGGCAATTTGCGCGATGCCATCCAATTGGCTGCTGAATTGGCTGGTATTAAGGGCGATCCCCGAACCGTTTATCCGGCGGCGGAAAAGCCTAAACTCTTTGATTATCTGATTCAGGAAAGCGCGGCACGATTGCGCCAGAGCCTGCAGGGGCAGAATGCCGATGGCCTGCAATATTTGTGGCAGGGGAATTGA